The following are encoded together in the Salvia hispanica cultivar TCC Black 2014 chromosome 6, UniMelb_Shisp_WGS_1.0, whole genome shotgun sequence genome:
- the LOC125195175 gene encoding microtubule-associated protein RP/EB family member 1-like has product MAKGRRTGNPASTTGEDPPKVQATAESQPPSPQRSQPPPTTQIPAMVPLDALAAYLRQQDPNKDWTATLAGFSLTGGMPATSNPTPTATTENPPTTTPKTSIPTSEKTSPTVTAQSEPSHPSPIHQQTEPLDVSPLSAYQDPNWGETEEKESGGRASESEKGEAEEITATEATTDEAEREEIDLNEMARKQGLMTDDEFQAVLGKGDRIVVNPEGVAEVLDLASQAVGRGEATTEAEKSEGVVHQSVEEKTDEQPEKAEQLEEERQEPDTHQEEASVVTKPKPVKRRLVLKNDPKAER; this is encoded by the coding sequence ATGGCAAAAGGAAGAAGAACCGGTAACCCAGCATCTACCACCGGCGAAGACCCGCCAAAAGTCCAAGCAACAGCCGAGTCGCAGCCGCCAAGCCCACAACGATCACAGCCACCGCCGACGACACAAATTCCGGCAATGGTTCCATTAGACGCACTGGCAGCGTATCTAAGGCAACAAGACCCGAACAAAGATTGGACAGCGACCCTGGCCGGATTTAGCCTGACCGGAGGAATGCCGGCGACATCAAACCCTACCCCAACTGCAACCACAGAAAACCCACCCACCACCACCCCAAAAACCTCAATTCCGACATCCGAAAAGACTTCCCCAACAGTAACTGCACAATCAGAACCCTCCCACCCTTCTCCCATACACCAACAAACAGAGCCGCTCGACGTCAGCCCTCTTTCCGCATATCAAGATCCCAACTGGGGAGAAACAGAGGAAAAGGAGAGTGGAGGGAGAGCAAGCGAGAGCGAGAAAGGTGAAGCAGAGGAAATAACGGCCACTGAAGCCACAACCGATGAAGCAGAGAGGGAGGAGATAGACCTGAACGAAATGGCCAGAAAGCAAGGGTTAATGACGGATGATGAATTCCAAGCGGTTTTGGGCAAGGGAGATAGGATCGTGGTAAACCCTGAAGGGGTGGCTGAGGTACTGGACCTCGCATCCCAGGCAGTAGGGAGAGGGGAAGCAACAACGGAAGCGGAAAAGTCGGAAGGGGTAGTCCACCAATCAGTGGAGGAGAAGACAGACGAACAACCGGAAAAGGCCGAACAACTTGAGGAGGAGAGGCAAGAGCCAGACACACATCAAGAGGAAGCCTCAGTGGTAACTAAACCCAAGCCAGTAAAGAGGAGGCTAGTGTTGAAAAACGACCCCAAGGCAGAAAGGTAG
- the LOC125192920 gene encoding indole-3-acetic acid-amido synthetase GH3.6-like: MPEAPKETDPNLVAETNKKKLEFIEEITSNPDHIQQQVLSEILSRNAHVEYLTRHGLNGHTDRETFKKTMPVISYEDILPDINRIALGDTSPILCSHPISEFLTSSGTSAGERKMMPTIEEELGRRSLLYSLLMPVMSQFVPGLDKGKGMYFLFIKSETKTPGGLPARPVLTSYYKSSHFKERPYDPYTNYTSPNEAILCPDSYQSMYSQILCGLCLRTDVLRVGAVFASGFIRAIRFLEKHWSLLCHDIRTGTLNPLITDESVREAVMRILQPDPEKAEFVESECGKGSWQGIITRLWPNTKYVDVIVTGTMSQYIPTLDYYSNSLPLVCTMYASSECYFGVNLNPLCSPSDVSYTLIPTMAYFEFLPLHSNDDHELVDLANVKQGQDYELVVTTYAGLCRYRVGDVLRVAGFKNKSPHFNFICRKNVVLSIDSDKTDEVELQAAVRAAVTHLEPFGASLTEYTSYADTSGIPGHYVLYWELSHNSAIPPSVFEDCCLTMEESLSSVYRQNRAYEAIGPLEIRIVEGGTFDKLMDYAISLGASINQYKTPRCVKFAPIVDLLNSRLASSFFSPKCPKYAAV; encoded by the exons ATGCCTGAGGCACCAAAAGAAACCGATCCCAACCTCGTGGCTGAGACCAACAAGAAGAAGCTGGAGTTCATCGAGGAAATCACCTCCAACCCCGACCACATCCAGCAACAAGTCCTCTCCGAAATCCTCTCCCGAAATGCCCACGTTGAGTATCTCACTAGGCACGGCCTCAACGGCCACACCGATCGCGAAACTTTCAAGAAAACCATGCCTGTCATCTCCTACGAGGACATTCTCCCTGACATCAACCGCATCGCCCTCGGTGACACCTCCCCCATCCTCTGCTCCCATCCCATCTCCGAGTTCCTCACTAG TTCTGGAACATCTGCGGGAGAGAGGAAAATGATGCCAACAATCGAGGAGGAGCTGGGGAGGAGATCGCTGCTGTACAGCCTCCTGATGCCGGTGATGAGCCAGTTCGTCCCGGGGCTAGACAAGGGGAAAGGGATGTATTTCCTCTTCATAAAATCGGAGACCAAGACCCCGGGAGGCCTCCCCGCCCGCCCCGTTCTCACCAGCTACTACAAAAGCTCCCATTTCAAGGAGAGGCCTTACGACCCCTACACCAACTACACCAGCCCCAACGAGGCCATCCTCTGCCCCGACTCCTACCAGAGCATGTACTCCCAGATCCTCTGCGGCCTCTGCCTCCGCACCGACGTCCTCCGCGTGGGCGCCGTCTTCGCCTCCGGCTTCATCCGCGCCATCCGCTTCCTGGAGAAGCACTGGTCCCTCCTCTGCCACGACATCCGCACGGGGACCCTCAACCCCCTCATCACGGACGAGTCAGTGAGGGAGGCCGTGATGCGGATCCTGCAGCCCGACCCGGAGAAGGCGGAATTCGTGGAGTCGGAGTGCGGGAAGGGGTCGTGGCAGGGGATCATCACCCGCCTCTGGCCCAACACCAAGTACGTGGACGTTATCGTGACTGGGACCATGTCACAGTACATCCCAACTCTGGATTACTACAGCAATTCACTCCCCCTTGTGTGCACAATGTATGCCTCTTCCGAGTGCTACTTTGGTGTCAACCTCAACCCCCTCTGCAGCCCCAGCGATGTCTCCTACACTCTCATCCCCACCATGGCCTACTTCGAGTTCCTTCCGCTTCACTCAAATGACGACCACGAGCTCGTAGATTTAGCCAATGTGAAGCAGGGCCAAGACTACGAGCTCGTGGTCACCACCTACGCCGGGCTGTGCCGCTACAGAGTGGGCGACGTGCTCCGCGTGGCCGGCTTCAAAAACAAGTCCCCGCACTTCAACTTCATATGCAGGAAGAACGTGGTGCTGAGCATAGACTCGGATAAGACGGACGAGGTGGAGCTGCAGGCCGCGGTCCGGGCCGCGGTCACCCATCTCGAGCCGTTCGGGGCGTCTTTAACCGAGTACACGAGCTACGCCGACACCAGCGGCATCCCTGGCCACTACGTCTTGTATTGGGAGCTCAGCCACAACAGCGCCATCCCGCCATCGGTGTTCGAGGACTGCTGCCTCACAATGGAGGAGTCGCTGAGCTCGGTGTACAGGCAGAACCGAGCGTACGAGGCGATCGGGCCGCTCGAGATCAGGATCGTGGAGGGAGGGACGTTCGACAAGCTCATGGACTACGCGATCAGCCTCGGCGCATCCATCAATCAGTACAAGACGCCGCGCTGCGTCAAGTTCGCGCCCATTGTGGACCTCCTCAACTCCAGGCTCGCATCCTCCTTCTTCAGCCCAAAGTGCCCCAAATATGCTGCCGTTTAA